Proteins encoded together in one Otariodibacter oris window:
- the aroQ gene encoding type II 3-dehydroquinate dehydratase yields the protein MKKILLLNGPNLNMLGKREPQIYGSETLSNIEERLKKQAEQKNIELSCFQANGEELIINRIHQAFNQVDFIIINPAAFTHTSVALRDALLSVSIPFVEVHLSNVHAREPFRHHSYLSDIAQGVICGLGSSGYDYALDYAILFLAKKA from the coding sequence ATGAAAAAAATTTTATTACTTAATGGTCCAAACCTTAATATGTTGGGCAAACGAGAGCCTCAGATTTATGGATCGGAGACTTTATCAAATATAGAAGAACGTTTAAAAAAGCAAGCAGAACAAAAAAATATTGAGTTATCTTGTTTTCAAGCAAATGGTGAAGAACTGATTATTAATCGAATTCATCAAGCTTTTAATCAAGTTGATTTTATTATTATTAATCCAGCAGCATTTACCCATACAAGCGTAGCCTTGAGAGATGCGTTATTGTCAGTTTCAATTCCTTTTGTTGAAGTTCATCTTTCTAATGTACACGCAAGAGAGCCTTTTAGACACCATTCTTATTTGAGTGATATTGCTCAAGGAGTAATTTGTGGCTTAGGCTCAAGTGGTTATGATTATGCATTAGATTATGCAATTTTATTTTTGGCAAAAAAAGCGTAA